DNA from Zonotrichia leucophrys gambelii isolate GWCS_2022_RI chromosome 5, RI_Zleu_2.0, whole genome shotgun sequence:
CCAGTGCTAGCGACTGGAAAGGGCATTAATGACAGAAAATCCTGTCACTACTGGACTGCTCCCGTTCTTCTCCCAAAAAAAGCTCTTCTGACCTGTTGGAATTTACTGCCACATTCTGATTTCTGACTGTAAtactaagaaattatttcatcatcCATTATTATTCTGCTTCATTATAACAATTTCTTCTTGAAGCTTTATCATCAAGAAACTCAAACTGGAACAACAGAAGATGCAAGCCCCACAACTTTCTTTTTGTAGAGAGCAATCTAAACAGTAAACACTTCCCATAAACATGATGCCTGGCAAGACTGGATCATTAACTCCTAAAAAGCTGTACTGCTGTATATTCTCACCTCTATTCTTACACTGTCTCTTCTCTGTGAGAATAACCTGTGCCTAGAGCTGGCATAACTGAAGCAGCTCTCACTGCTTTCCAGCccagtgaaaaatgaaagagtGGCTTCACAGGAGTCACCACAcacctttcttttcctctcccagcaggaaaagcatcTACACTGCCTGGCAAAAAAAGCTGCTCATGCCAAATAGTTAATTATCAACCAACCACCCCAATTTTCACTCTAACCAAGTCCACAAAGACTCTGGTGGACTCACCCCAATGTCTTCATCACTTTGTATGAGCTGTGAGTGTCCAAAGAGGCGCCTCTTCAGGATGGGCTCCACCAGGGTAAGGTACACCATGTACAGAAGAAGCAGGCCCAAAATGGACAGGTATATGATGATTGTCACCTACATAAGCAAGCACAGTTTATGCCAAGATTGTGACTTTTCCCCCCACTCTCACAACAAGCAGCAAGGACCATAAGATGAGTACAGGCAAAGTTGGATCTTTGGTAGAGTCACCAGAAGATTTAAAGCCCAGAAAGAAAAGACTACAACATGGTATTAGAAGGGTTTAGGGCAGCTTGAAACAGTGAGACCTTGCAAAGAATCTTAGGCTATGCCTCTGTAAACAATTCAGTGTTATAACTCTCACTTCCACCAGGACAactgtccagcctggccattAAACAAGTGACAAATCTGGGGCATCCCCCACTGATCTCCCTTTGTATAGCACAGACCTGAATTCAGTcaccaagcaaaacaaaacaccaaacttctaaaatcccaaaacaaactCATCTGTGTTGTCAAAAACCAAAAGACATTCTGCAGTCCATTCACAGCAGTCCAGGCCTCAATGGCTCCAATGGGACAAGAATGTgaagagcacagaaaacatctgttagtataaatacagataaagaaaaattacagtaaGAAAGTAAGGCAGTTGTGTAATGAGAGGTCCTCTGAAAtaataaggaaaacaaagcacaaagcTTGACCAAATGTCTTAAAATACTCGGAATTTCAGCAAGATGTAAAGTCTGATCTCAAAAGTGGAGTTTTCAATAAAGGGTCTCTTCTTCAGCTAAGGTTTGATGCTATTGTTACTGCTCAAGATTGTAAACAGCTACTAcaaaaaagttacattttagGCTGCCTTAGAAcagttttccctttaaaaacagCATTTCTCTAAAAGACAATAGACATATTTACTAAACAGCTGAAGTCTTTGATACATGCCAACAGAATTTCACTGCTTACCTTAATTGTGACTGAGCTTCTCTCCTCATATTTGCACTCACAACGTAAACAATAAGCTTCTACATCAGGTCCAGGGACAGGCATGGGCTCCACCACATGGAGACAATCACTGAGGAAACACAGAAACTGCCCAGTCAGTTTGGAGCTGGCTTTAGCTGAGCTGTTCCactctgctgcaggggctgaggagcTCAGCTTGCTTAAGTTCAACTGTTCTAAACTGCAGGTGCAAATAAATCACTACAGCACAGTTATGTCACTTAAATGAGAAATTCAGCTACTGACAAGCTGCTAAACAAGTTTTAAGATCTAACTCAATGTCTTCCTTTTTCAGAGAAAGTATTAAAGCTGTTAGCAGAGCAAGTCCAAGGATATGAATCCAGCACAATGCATCATTTGACACTGACATCATGGATAAAAGTAAATTTCAGCTACTAATTCCCCTTCTTTCTTCACCATTCTCAAAAGAGCCTTATTCCatcctttctctctctgaagGGAGATTAGCTTTTCTTTGACATTCATAAACTGTATTTCTTGTCATCACAAGGTACAGACattggggaaataaaaaaggaagtcAGATGGGTTGTTTCTCTAAGCACCAAGACAGTGAATAAAGAGCATTCAGCTTTCAGCAATAGCATTTGACTTAAAAGATTACCAAATGTAAGTCAGTACCCAGTGGAAAAGCGTGGCTGACAATATTATGGGCTCTCTATAGCATTAAAACCCAGCTGCCATGAGACAACTGCTTCCAACAACAGCTTCCATaatgctgctcttcctgctgacTCAGGCTGTTACTCACAGCTCAGACCCCAGGTCCCTGCAGAGCACTGGCACAACCAGGATCCTGTTTCACCTTTCTCCTGGTTaccccagtgctggcacaggcagcagcagggagtgaaACACAAGGCctcaagtgacagcagcagcctggcactcAACACTTTACTGGTAAATTACAGTGCTGCAAACACTCAGGAGGTGCCAGCTCATCTCTTCTGTCTTGTTTGTACTTCTTCTTCATAGCTGCAACTGCTGAGTGCCACCTCTCAGCCTCTGGAGAGGAGTGGAAGGTTTATTTGTCTCATTTGTGTGAAAGCAGAGCAACATTTTCCTCTGTGGAAGAATGCAGTATTCAAgctacaaaaatgaaaaatacatgcCAGGTGCACTCTGTGCAATTGCTGTTCCTGTGGCTGAAAGCTTGCATCAATACACTGCCCAAGCTCTGCAGAAATCTTGTATGTTGGTTAAGTACAGTAGAAGGTCTCTTAATGAGAATATAAGAAATACTAGCAtcagaattttttcttctccaagttACTAGAAAGTGCAAAATCTACTAGAACCTCATAAAACTCCAGAAACAACAGTTCCTAAATGATGAAATGCTTGCGTAGAGCAAGCAAAGAAAACACTCCCAAGCCCCAGTTCCAGGCTTGTGCTCCCTTACCTTTACACCATTCCAAGTCACTGCATTCAAAACAcatcattttcttcccttctacTACTTCCAAGTctaaaaaaacaattaaacatGCAAGCAAGCaaaccaaaagagaaaacataGCAAAAGCTAGAGGGTTGAAGCCTTGTCCCTTGCTAGAGCTGAATTCTGGAGTacttctgaaagaaaagctCCAGTAAGTTATGGaaatgctctgctctgccctggcaccacCACAGGAGATCAATATGTAATCTCTACAGAGCAAGGCTTTAACCAGTAAGATTTATTATCATTTTGTATGTGCCACACACACTCACCAGTCTTTCTGTGAAACATTTTTGTTGTAAATATGGCCTGAATGGTCCTTGTAAGGAGGGCAGATACATTTACACCGCACATCCTCAGAGTTCTAAAAGTGAAGCAAACAACACACTtagaacaaattattttattatgtaatTTATATTATCAGGCATTCTTTACAAATGACTTGAAATATTTAACACAAATAACTTGCAAGTATCTCTGAAGAGTCTTACTCAGGGCTTCCTGCAAGTTTAAGAACAAGAATTACTTCAGAATTACTAAGTGAGTAGAGCAATTTGTGAAGTACACTACTGTTTGAGATAGAAACACATtcttgagggggaaaaatggagttAAACTCATTCCTCTTTCCAAGAAAAACCACACATGCAGAAATTGCTGATGTTGATTACTCAACTACTCAGCTTACAAGGACAGCTGCTTGTCAGATACAGTGATGAGCTTTAAAGAATGCTAAGCTTATTTTAGCAAATAACAAGAGAGAGGATAAACATGGCTTATCTAAAGCTCAGGACAATTTCTAGTGGCATTACAAAAGAATGTGTGAACAAGTATTGGCAATGAACTCCTGTACTGAGCAGCCAAGTCAGAGTAACACTGAGCACAGGTCAGTTGGGAAACCCTGAGTGCACTAGCACAGAATCATGGAaagctttgggttggaagggatcatcCAGCTCCAACTccccccctgccacaggcagggacagcttccactatgccaggctgctcaaagccctgcCCAAGCTGGCCTGGaaccctgccaggctgtgccagtgccccaCCACCCCCACAGAGAAGGctttcttcctgatatccaacctgacCCTACCCACTTTCATAGTAAAACTTTGTCCTGACACTACCTACCCATGTAACCAGctcttctccatctctcttACAGATTTCAGGTACTGGGAGGATTTCAGGTACTGCAATTAGGACAcctcttctccagactaaacaaccCCAATTCcgtcagcctttcctcacagcagaggtgccccagccctgtgatcccttccatggcctcctctggactggcTCCAcgtctctgcagtgctggggagccAGAGCAGGGTGCACCAGGGCAGGGGGTCTCAGGAGAGGAATGTAAATCCACACCCCATGTACCGCACCCTACACCGACCCTGCTCTCCCCGCTGAGGAGTCAAACCGCTGACTACCATTAAAAAGGAGACAATCCACAGGTGTTTGGGGACAATTCAAACGCGGGTGCTGTGACCGTAGAGGGCCCGGTGTCGCCGCCCGCCGCCGAGAGCCGCGGGACAGTCCCGGCTGTGAGGGCAGGGCCAGAGCGCAGCGCCCGCGCCCAGCGCGGCTGAGCCGGGCACCGAGCGGAGCTCaggccccccccagccccggcacCTCCATGTCCACTCGCAGCTCTGTGTGACGGTGTCCCCAGGCACCATGGCAAAGCGACAACAATGGCTACGAGCTTACCGGGAGCGCAGGAACCGGGGCCGGCGCCGAGGCCGCGCCGGCGGGCCCTGCTGCTCCGCCGAGCGGGACAGGGCAGCGCCCGCACGAAACCGCCGGCTCCGGCCTTCCCCTACAGCTCCCGGGGCAgcagcggggccgggagggCGGAACCACCCGCGGGAACCGAGCgcccggcgggggcggcggaCGGAGGGAGGGCCCGGTACCGGGAGCACCACCGTgacccgcccccccccccccccgcctcgCTCACCTTGGCCTCGGCGCCCAGCCCCGCCAGTgcggccagcagcagcagcgagcaGAGGCGCGCCCCGCGGGCCGCCATGTCGGGCCCGGCGCTCTGTGGCCGCCTCACCgccgcccgggccccgccgccatCACTTCCGCCTGCCGCCGCCTCACGTGGGGCGCCGGCCGCTCCTGGCGGCGTCCCCGCGGGAACGGCGGCGCCGCACCGTGGTTCCGGGCGCGGGCCGGCCGGCACAGAAATATACCTGGAATCGCGCAATCGTCAGGGATGGAACTTCCAAAGTCACCCAGTCCAAGTACCAAAACAGCACTGTAACCACTAAACCGTGTCACCCAGCGCCAGATCCAGAAATGCcttgagcacctccagggatggctACTCCAccgcctccctgggcagcccgttccagtgcctgaccacgCTGAGAgtgaaagaatttcttctaGTGTGTAATCTGAATATCCCCTGGCTCAGCTCAAAGCCATTTCTTCGAgtcctctccctgcaggagagAGCAGCCCACAGCTCACGGCAGCCTCCCCTCAGGCAGGTGTAGGGAGCCATGagctctcccctgagcctcctccaggctaaacaaacctagctccctcagccactcctcataaaacacattttcaaagcCTTTCAGGAGCCTTGTtatccttctctggacacactttAGTATCAAGATGCCCTTTTTTAAAGGGAGGTGGGGCAGGCTGGCTGGCCTGTAGTTCCCACAATCTTGGCCCTATTGGAATGGGTTTAATCCAAGGATTGATCATTAGTACCACTCAAAATGAGGTGTGTGAGCAGCACATAACCCAGTTTTTACACATCTGGACACACAGTTATATA
Protein-coding regions in this window:
- the TMEM9B gene encoding transmembrane protein 9B isoform X1, which encodes MAARGARLCSLLLLAALAGLGAEAKNSEDVRCKCICPPYKDHSGHIYNKNVSQKDCDCLHVVEPMPVPGPDVEAYCLRCECKYEERSSVTIKVTIIIYLSILGLLLLYMVYLTLVEPILKRRLFGHSQLIQSDEDIGDQQPFANAHDVLARSRSRANVLNKVEYAQQRWKLQVQEQRKSVFDRHVVLS
- the TMEM9B gene encoding transmembrane protein 9B isoform X2, which codes for MRNIKENSEDVRCKCICPPYKDHSGHIYNKNVSQKDCDCLHVVEPMPVPGPDVEAYCLRCECKYEERSSVTIKVTIIIYLSILGLLLLYMVYLTLVEPILKRRLFGHSQLIQSDEDIGDQQPFANAHDVLARSRSRANVLNKVEYAQQRWKLQVQEQRKSVFDRHVVLS